In a genomic window of Wyeomyia smithii strain HCP4-BCI-WySm-NY-G18 chromosome 1, ASM2978416v1, whole genome shotgun sequence:
- the LOC129720621 gene encoding aldehyde dehydrogenase X, mitochondrial-like, producing the protein MANPKQEIKYTKLFINNQFVDAMSGKTFPTVNPATGEKIIDVAEGDKADVEVAVLAAKAAFVRSSPWRQMDASARGKLLNKLADLIERDINTLANLESLDNGKSFADSVFDMNCAVDVFRYYAGWADKVHGSTVPSDGPVLTYIRKEPVGVVGQIIPWNYPVLMVSWKWAPALAVGCTLVLKPAEQTPLSALYLAALTKEAGFPDGVINVVNGYGPTVGAAIVNNPQIRKVAFTGSVETGRIISEGSSKTNLKRVSLELGGKSPLVVFNDVDLDEAVEIAHNAIFANHGQNCCAGSRTFVHEEIYDGFVAKAAEMAKARKVGNPFAEGTQQGAQVDEEQFKKILSYIESAKKEGAKLQAGGKRFGDVGYFVEPTVFSDVTDCMTIAREEIFGPVQSILKFKTLDEVIERANNTEYGLAAGILTNNINNALVFSNAVEAGSVWVNCYDYVMPTTPFGGFKQSGYGRELGYSGIELYTETKTVTIKLPTKV; encoded by the exons ATGGCAAATCCCAAACAGGAGATCAAATATACCAAG CTTTTCATCAACAATCAGTTCGTTGACGCCATGAGTGGCAAGACTTTCCCAACCGTCAATCCGGCAACCGGTGAGAAGATCATTGATGTAGCTGAGGGAGATAAAGCGGACGTCGAAGTGGCTGTGCTGGCAGCAAAGGCTGCTTTTGTTCGAAGCTCTCCGTGGCGTCAGATGGATGCTTCCGCTCGTGGAAAATTGCTAAATAAGCTGGCCGATTTAATTGAACGAGACATCAACACTCTCGCGAATCTGGAGTCGTTGGACAACGGAAAATCATTTGCTGATTCAGTATTTGATATGAACTGTGCTGTAGACGTTTTTCGCTACTACGCTGGTTGGGCTGATAAAGTTCATGGAAGTACTGTTCCATCCGATGGACCTGTACTGACATACATTAGAAAGGAACCAGTTGGTGTTGTGGGGCAAATAATACCTTGGAACTATCCAGTGTTGATGGTGTCTTGGAAATGGGCTCCAGCATTGGCAGTTGGGTGCACCTTGGTACTAAAACCAGCAGAACAGACTCCACTAAGTGCTCTATATTTGGCCGCCTTAACTAAGGAAGCTGGCTTCCCTGACGGTGTGATCAATGTAGTAAATGGTTATGGACCAACAGTTGGAGCTGCTATTGTGAATAATCCACAGATAAGGAAGGTTGCATTCACTGGATCAGTAGAAACAGGTCGTATTATAAGCGAGGGCTCATCGAAAACTAATTTGAAACGTGTATCACTTGAACTGGGTGGTAAAAGTCCCCTCGTTGTTTTTAACGATGTGGATT TGGATGAAGCTGTTGAAATTGCTCATAATGCTATTTTTGCTAATCATGGACAGAACTGTTGTGCCGGAAGTCGCACGTTTGTACATGAGGAGATATACGATGGTTTTGTAGCGAAAGCAGCGGAAATGGCGAAAGCACGAAAAGTTGGCAATCCATTTGCCGAGGGGACTCAACAGGGAGCTCAGGTCGATGAAGAACAGTTCAAAAAGATTTTAAGCTATATTGAGTCTGCCAAAAAAGAAGGCGCAAAATTGCAAGCAGGAGGAAAGCGGTTTGGAGATGTTGGTTATTTTGTAGAGCCAACAGTATTTTCCGATGTTACAGATTGCATGACAATCGCACGTGAAGAGATTTTCGGGCCAGTACAAAGTATTCTGAAATTCAAAACATTGGATGAGGTGATCGAGAGAGCGAACAATACCGAATATGGTTTAGCAGCTGGCATTTTGaccaataatattaacaatgcTTTAGTTTTCTCCAATGCAGTAGAAGCCGGTTCAGTATG GGTAAACTGTTATGACTATGTAATGCCAACTACTCCCTTCGGTGGATTCAAACAATCAGGATACGGTCGAGAATTGGGATACAGCGGAATAGAATTGTACACAGAAACTAAAACTGTAACAATTAAATTGCCCACAAAGGTTTGA